CRCCYGACAASATGCAGCCGCCAAAGTTAATTCAGGAAAWAATGATTRACATTAAAGTGAAATAATTGATGTATTGTGCTGTTTCACCCTCCTCCTGAAGTAAAAAATGGCGCTTGTGTTCAGGACATGACGTTTTGGGTCCTAATTAGCATATATGGAGGATGACCAATGAGATTGAAGTTAGCTGTGGACTAAATTGGGGAACTTTCCAAACATAATTGAAGTTTCGTAGTGATTTCCTTCCATTTCACTCTTAATTTATGAGTTAATTGGGCTAATAAACATTATATAAGAGCACAAAAGAAGTGTGGGTGTGGCTACAGGCAGAATAAAGGCTCTGGAAAAAGCTAGCTAGTCACATGGTACAATTCAAAACAACCAATAGGCTGTCAGGAAATTGAGGCAAAGGGGAGGGCCAAAAAGATTTTATGGTGACCTCATATCATGCCACTGTTCATCAGCCAATGGTAGACTACCCTTCCAGTCCattatttgaagaaaaaaacataagAATTTAAGTACATGCTACCTTTTATTACAATAAAGTAGTGTGTTAGAAATGTCTAAAATAAAATTGCAATGTTATTTGAAAGGTACAAATCAAGAATAACAATATTTCTTATTATCGTTATATTTTATATGTTACGCAAAAACAAATAAATCTACTAATTGTGGCCAAAGGTGTAGCCACAGTGAAATTTGGCTCGCCAGCTAAAGCTATTCAATCAATTCCATTCTGTAAAACTATAAACTATCTTCAGGAACGAGACATGAACACAGATTTACACATTGTTAATTGGGTCATCATATATGGTTGTCAATGTATTGATTGGTGCCCTAACGCCATGGTCTACTAGTGGCTGGGTAGTGACTATCTCTTGAAAGCCCATTGCCGATACATTTCTTATTAAAGCTGAACTTTCCTCAACTTTCACTCCTATAGTCAGGTTTGCATTGTCAATATTTACATCGTGACAGTAGCCGtttccgaatacccatactagcgtactacaTATTTAAATTGCATACTCATTTCGGCATTTGATCTATTCACAattcaaaacgtattttttcACGTACTATTTAGTACGCTAGTATGAGTATTCGGACACAGCCATTGTCTCTTCAAATCACCACCTTCAGGTGAAAATAAATAACTTCTGGCGAATTGTCGCAAAACTGTGATCGCCCCCTAAAGGCCAACAGTAATATTGCAGACCTATCCTAAAACTGTTACAGGCTTGTTATCCTCTCAAATAAAAACTGTCAGTATTCTTTACTCATTATTGTATTCCTCATGATGGAAATATATTTTCAAGAGCAACACTCAGAACAATGGCCTTGAACGTGAAATTGCTCAATATGCACCTTATGTGAACAAGGTGCCAGTGAAGATAGCGAGAATACAGTGTACATTGTTTCAGAAGAGACAAACTAAGTACTTTAGCAGAATGCGTTCACAAAGTTTTGCACATCTTTCTGTGAGAGGATTTGGGTTGCATTTGCTATCAGGGTCAATAGGTCATCTGGGTTTTTAGTCTTGGTCTCAAGCTAGAGGGCCTGCTGTCATCATTTGCTTGTCTGCATCCGAcaccctatatagggcactagcCGCAGTCAGAAGTAGTACACTAACCCTAGTCAAAAGTCATGCACTATATAGGCTGCCATTTCGTAAGCAGACATTTTGTGTTgcaggacaacagacacacagcctGGTAAACTTAGGAGTTTACATGATGAATGACATACCTTACTATACTAGTGTATAAGGGTCAAGGGCTCCTCATaacacaaaaagaaaacagcGAGGATGAAGCTGGCCGGCCTTCATTTGAACATGTGCCTCCTGGATCAGCATCAAACCGCTATGAGAAAGCAGCCATTTATGAGTCTGTACCTGGCTGGAGAATTCCCTAttggaagatctcaattgcacacGCCTCACGTCCACTTTCCTCGTCTTCCCATTCGAGGTCAgaaggacctctggctttctcatccaatgggttttgaggagacAAGGAGTATGCAAATGAGCAAGTCCCTAGTTCAGCCTGCATCTGCAATGActctttatagggaatagggtgccattttggatgcattagctctggtcaaatgtacacTATACACAAAGTAtacagggaataaggtgccatttcagATATGCAATTTATTGTTCACAGAATGGTAGCATTATGCCAAAAGCATCACTAAGAGGATCATCCATTCCCCTTTAAATAGAAACAACATTATTGTCCTAATAACAAGGCATGTATGAATGAAATGTTAGCCAATATTGGGAACTAATAGGGATAGTTTGAATAACAATAAGACAAATTGTACCAAATGTTTTTGGGAATGAATTTATTCTGTTGTGTTCCTGTGCATCATTCACCACCGGTGTAACAGTTTGCAGTTAACTGTCCAGAACAGTCTTAAAATTGGTTAACATGAGTTTATTGAAGACAAAAAAATCTGACAAGCATTctctaacaaaacatacatgtaaagtttaaatgtaatataaaaagctaactctctctgtgGAATGTACGTGATCCTTCCATTTCCTCCTACGCTCCAAAGTTATGTAGTGCCAATCTGAACATGTCGTTGGTGCAGATCCATTTGTTGTCCACGTTCTTCAGCAGGAAAGTTTGTTGAAATCCCATCACCTGGTCCGTGTCAGCCTTTAAAAGAAAAGAGAACATATGAACATCATCCTCTACAAAGTTTACTCAactacattacatacagtagaaTTAACCATAATAGGCCCCATTAACTATAATAAACTTTAAAGAAAtcaaagggatacttcgggaatatggcaatgaggccctttatttacttccccagagtcagattaacttgtggataccatttttatctttctgctagcagataccatagacttccagtcattttactaatgctaattagcaacttcctacatagtgcacgcagacaaaaatggtatccacaaattCATCTGACTCTACGGAAGTAAATAAAGgaactcattgccaaaatcccaaagtatccctttaaacgcAAGCATCTTCAGGTGCTATTGAAATTAAAACAGGAGCAGCTCCTTCCATGAAAAGCTCCCGCAATTCATGGTGCACCGTTTCAGCCCCAGCGTGCAGATAGCAATACCCAGTGGAACAGGTCTCACTGTGCTAGCTTAGCAGCTTCATTTCTTCCCTCAACTTGCCACTGACTTCGTTTGAACTACGGTCCTCTGCCTCGCAAAAACAGTTAACACACGTGACCGCCAACTCTAAAACGTACACACCAGTTGTGTCACTGAAAAGGATGCAAAATCACTGGCGCCATCTCAAGCTGTGGGTGAGTTTCTGGTATGAACTCTGTTACACCAGCGAGTCACTGGACGTGCGTCCCCTACTTTTGAAACAACCTACCTTGAGCTGTCCCATCACCATGCTCATCACACAGCTGTCTGGTGTGGGCTGGTGGTCCTGTGCGGTGATGCTGTGCTGGATCGACTGGAACGGTAAACTCTGCAGTAAGGGAGACAATAAGGTCTATATGTCTGTACCATGTGAAATAATTACATTATGCATTATAATTAGTTTGATGAAGTGAAGCTTAAATGAAGATGTCACTTACAGTGATCTTCTCCATGATGGCTTTGTGCCCCTGGAAACCAACTCCTTCCCATGTTAAACATGACGCATCAGTCTGGAAACACGCAGTCATTTATTAAGACAGTGAGCTCGCACTGAACTTATCAGTTACACACTGAACAACATGAGCAGGGGTGTATCCATtagttttgcaacagaaaccttTTAGCATTTACTCTAGGAACCAAACGGGGTGGGACCTAcccgaatttgtccaatagaaactcttgttttcgttgcaaaacattttccgtTTGGAGGTAATGGTTACAATTGGAAAACATTTACAACGGAATCTGATTAATGAATACACCCTAGGGGTCCATGCAAAAGTATTTCCTTGACTCCTTTTCATCCATGCCACTTTCTCAAAGTCCTTTGAAGGATAAACCTTGATCATCTCTCAGTTCCATTACGTTACACAAGAGTCATTGGACAAAGTCGTCTTCTATacgggagttttgttaagagtcCAGACGCTTAATCTGAACATTAAAACGTGTCACTTGCAGTACAGTTTCGCAAGCATAAGTACCTTATAATTTTCAAAAATCTAAAAATGTACACCTTGATAGGGTTATCTCCATGTTACTGCGcttgtttacagaaaacagaTGGATGACAAGAGGTGACCACCTGTGCTACCTAGCATGCCACAAACACTTGTGTGTAAGTGTAGCAGAACTGTAGTTTGGCCAGATGGAAgcacccatagctgtatggatctgcgAAAAAAAATGatacagtaagtgtatcttttttATTTGAAGGATGTGCTCTTGATGAAAGATAAGGGCCCTATGTTCATATGTTTCGAAAAATTTATCGCAAGCGATGATTGACATTTCTAGACGTTAAAACAGCGTCGGATAGTAGTTCACATGAGGCAGTCGTGGGCGTAGCTAATGGCTgaaaactgtagggagaaggcagaatgcctTCTAGAGTTTAAGAGCTATTTGGAGAAGAGTCCAAGGGGAGGAGGCAAGGAATAGAGACTTGAGATTCACCCAAAGGTTTCCAGATGACAAAGTTGGTCCATGAAACACCGTTAAACATCTCTAAATGTGTTGAAATTAAAATACTCACATAGAGGTCAGCAAGTTTGGTTCTATCAGAATCAAACTGTTGGTAATAATGTTGCACAAAGCCTGCACCTATCTGCTCCCACACCGGTTTGCTTGCCATGGTTCAAAGTGCAGTTTGGAATCTGGAGAGGAAAACGCGCCGTGAATATGAGGTAGCCAGCAACACATCCTTTATTTTGTTATCCCTGATATACCTGGTGATGAGCACACCCCACGTGTTTCAGAATCACTCTGGATTATTGGAATTACAATCAATGGAAGTtaaacacttatcaagagaacatcagcACGAGAATGGCTTCCTGTATCTCGAAAATATATAGGAAAAgcgcattggaccagtaaccaaacggttgctggttcaaatccccgagccgactaggtgaataatctgtcgatgtgccccttgagcaaggcacttaaccctaatggcACATATAcgtatctctggataagagcgtctgctaaattactcaaatggaaacgctagctagttagctagcaagttaacgtagctaaatagctagctcGCTAAACTCATTTAAAGTCAGTACATCATTCCACTCAGAAAATGACAGCTAAACTTTCACTTTGCGTTGCAATTAATAATTTCCCTTTATAAGGTAAACGCGGCTATTCCTTAATGGTTGTTTAAAACTTAATATGAAACTTACCTTAATATGCAACTAGCTAGCAATCCAATGTGGATGCACGCCTTTCCCGCTTCATCCGGAATACAGGTTGTGTTTTCATATACAGGACTAAACGACCAATAGAGGCGCGCCTCGGTTCGATTGACGGGTACCTAAGAGCGTGAATGCCCTCCGAAAGGGCGTTTTACTTCAGTGCAACCAACCTTGGTAGTCAATTATTTTCAGCCCATTGATAATAAAATGTATATCAATATTAAATTAGTTGTGTTCAATATTATGTCAGTAAATGTGGACAATTGTGAGTTAATATATATGACAATGTATACTTTTGTATAACAATAATTTGAAGTTATTTTACACAGATTTTTGGAGCCAAGAAAGTGAAAGTGACAAAATTGTGCTTTATGTTGCAGCTAGCTGTGTATAACTATTACCTCTTATATATTTTGATATCTGTAGTGACACTCAATAACATCTTTCCAGATGAGGGTTTACTGAAAGTCAATCAAGAAGAAACCActttatttgtaattatttggTATGATGATCATTAGTgacaaaagtaaaaataataatatacaattatCACAAAAGAGtatgttaaacaaataaatgttGCTTGGTGCAGTGTGTGGAGAATTACAAATAGCCAATTCCACTCCAGCATTAGGCCATACAAACAGGAAACAATAGCATTCTAAAAGATGTCTACAGACAGAATGCCACTAAAACTACCATATCATGTTAAGGTTTAGTCTAGCTTGAACATCATATACTCCAAATCATACTGTTGGTGAGAGCACAAGTGTGATGATTAATATAATTTTCCTGACAGCAATTCAATTCAACATGTGACCACAAGATCAGAAAAGGTGAAACACTTGGAGGAACTTGAAAAACTGTCTTAAAAAATAAGTCTTTAGATCAATAACATAATTTTCCTATTTCAGGTGTCCGCATCCAATAAGAGTCTGATTTCTTCAGCGTATTCACAGCTacttgtgagagagaaagagacagagccaACACTATATTGctagttgaaattgttgcacctcAGATCCTCCAGTCCAGAGCACATTAGAATTATTGTCCCGATAGTCAGGTCCAGAGCCATATCCATCTCAATC
This genomic window from Salvelinus sp. IW2-2015 linkage group LG30, ASM291031v2, whole genome shotgun sequence contains:
- the LOC111955312 gene encoding nuclear transport factor 2, coding for MASKPVWEQIGAGFVQHYYQQFDSDRTKLADLYTDASCLTWEGVGFQGHKAIMEKITSLPFQSIQHSITAQDHQPTPDSCVMSMVMGQLKADTDQVMGFQQTFLLKNVDNKWICTNDMFRLALHNFGA